The following are encoded together in the Arcticibacterium luteifluviistationis genome:
- a CDS encoding MFS transporter: MSIKLSPEDWKKLFSLPVIVAALGYFVDIYDMQLFGIVRVPSLRALGLSEEEVATAGSSILSYQSYGLLVGGIFWGTLGDKKGRLSVLFGSIITYSFANIACGLIPQIEFMNQIEAYKWLRFIAGVGLAGELGAGITLVSESLPTRLRAIGTSLVAGIGLMGAVVGNFTVRLSGDWTIAYFIGGAMGFALLLLRVGVIESGIYTNLTKDKSVSKGNFFMFFNNWERFVKYLKCIGIGIPTWFCIGILAYFSNEFGEALGIKEVVEPGMAIMWAYIGISAGDFLSGFISQQLQSRKKAIFYMMSFSAVAVMLFLFAGVESANALYAICCLLGLGTGYWAMFVTVGAEQFGTNLRATAATTIPNMVRGALPAMIAIFLFFKPSSGIIWAGAITAVIAYAIGFYSTLTIPETHDKELDYLEE, encoded by the coding sequence ATGTCTATCAAACTTTCACCGGAAGACTGGAAAAAACTGTTTAGTCTTCCCGTAATTGTAGCCGCCCTCGGGTACTTCGTCGATATCTACGACATGCAACTTTTCGGTATTGTAAGAGTTCCCAGTTTGCGAGCTTTAGGGCTTTCTGAAGAAGAAGTAGCCACCGCCGGAAGTTCAATTTTAAGTTATCAAAGCTATGGTTTGTTGGTAGGTGGTATTTTCTGGGGAACATTGGGTGACAAAAAAGGAAGACTATCTGTACTTTTTGGTTCCATCATTACTTATTCCTTCGCCAATATTGCCTGCGGTTTAATACCACAAATAGAGTTTATGAATCAAATAGAAGCGTATAAATGGCTAAGATTTATAGCTGGAGTAGGCTTGGCAGGCGAATTAGGTGCTGGTATCACATTGGTATCAGAAAGCTTACCTACCAGACTTAGAGCCATAGGAACCTCGCTAGTAGCGGGTATAGGTTTGATGGGTGCTGTAGTTGGTAATTTCACGGTGCGTCTTTCTGGCGACTGGACCATCGCTTACTTTATAGGTGGAGCCATGGGATTTGCACTTTTACTCCTAAGAGTGGGTGTAATAGAGTCTGGCATTTATACCAACCTCACAAAAGACAAGAGCGTTTCAAAGGGTAACTTTTTTATGTTCTTTAATAATTGGGAGCGTTTTGTGAAATATTTAAAATGTATAGGCATAGGCATACCTACTTGGTTTTGTATCGGTATTCTGGCTTATTTCAGTAATGAGTTTGGCGAAGCATTGGGCATTAAAGAAGTGGTAGAACCCGGCATGGCCATTATGTGGGCATATATAGGAATATCTGCCGGAGACTTTTTAAGTGGCTTTATTAGCCAGCAACTACAGTCAAGAAAGAAAGCCATATTTTATATGATGTCTTTTTCGGCAGTAGCCGTTATGCTTTTTCTTTTTGCAGGTGTAGAGTCTGCCAATGCATTATACGCCATCTGCTGTTTATTAGGCCTTGGGACAGGTTATTGGGCTATGTTTGTCACTGTTGGTGCCGAGCAGTTTGGCACCAATTTAAGAGCTACCGCAGCCACCACCATTCCAAATATGGTAAGAGGGGCACTGCCTGCTATGATTGCTATTTTCTTGTTTTTCAAACCTTCTAGTGGGATTATTTGGGCAGGAGCCATTACTGCGGTCATTGCGTATGCTATTGGCTTTTATTCTACCCTCACTATTCCAGAAACACACGATAAGGAATTAGACTATTTAGAAGAATAG